One Candidatus Binatia bacterium genomic region harbors:
- a CDS encoding phytanoyl-CoA dioxygenase family protein: MSLSPKQQHALDEVGFVNLGQVLDDEHLEIIRHEYDILVRPEKQTLGNEVDGKFPYRAMLNFRSDPLRKILTHPDLVGLAIDRLGPDIRFWWDQGINKSPGSGSHIDWHQDNGYQRGQVPEYLTFWLALDDSDLNNGGLLVIPGSHRHGQQSHELRDVHWVIPEVEASGAIALNAQAGDLLIFSSLLVHKTVGNHSTDRERRAWVIQYAKADATNAEDGTTYEDRPWVARDGKVLETLLVEKPFDLGRNSHNAG, from the coding sequence ATGAGCCTCTCCCCGAAGCAACAACACGCCCTGGACGAAGTCGGCTTCGTGAACCTGGGACAGGTTCTCGACGACGAGCATCTCGAAATCATCCGCCACGAGTACGATATTCTCGTGCGCCCGGAAAAACAGACTTTGGGCAATGAGGTCGATGGAAAATTTCCCTATCGCGCGATGCTCAATTTCCGCAGCGATCCGCTTCGAAAAATCCTCACTCATCCCGATTTGGTGGGGCTCGCCATTGATCGTCTGGGGCCCGATATCCGCTTTTGGTGGGATCAGGGGATCAATAAATCGCCGGGCTCCGGGAGCCATATCGATTGGCACCAGGACAACGGCTACCAACGCGGCCAAGTACCGGAATATCTCACGTTCTGGCTGGCCCTGGACGACTCCGATTTGAACAACGGCGGTCTCCTGGTCATCCCCGGCTCCCATCGCCACGGTCAGCAATCGCATGAACTACGCGATGTCCACTGGGTGATCCCGGAGGTGGAAGCCTCCGGTGCAATCGCCTTGAATGCTCAAGCCGGTGATCTTCTGATTTTCTCATCCCTGCTTGTACACAAAACCGTCGGCAACCATTCGACGGATCGTGAAAGGCGCGCATGGGTGATCCAGTATGCGAAGGCTGACGCCACGAATGCCGAAGATGGAACCACTTATGAAGACCGACCGTGGGTCGCCAGGGACGGGAAAGTCCTGGAAACGCTCCTCGTTG
- a CDS encoding MBL fold metallo-hydrolase: protein MSIQGPEGGKTVDLGQGIHEVFLPLPAKPTIINVYLVDLGNGEWALIDTGTARPPSREAFRSALDRIGVAPGSLKYLLATHHHPDHFGASAALVEDFGTRIYLHPKERETIAWMSEMSGSTMVDHVRRHGIPIPPEVKEAPKPANVWADGFRPAPQTDHELVDGERLQLGNREFEVIHTPGHTAGHCCFLEHHTGALFVGDHLLPKITPHIGVFAGGPQNPLGDFIASQEKIAALEGIRFVAPAHGGIYPDHSRRARQLIAHHEHRMREMLDYLQKKPASAYEVAQHAFKWVFEGDPEEQRFNRGAAVMETIAHLNLLEARQDLRTIERDQVIYFESRKGIQNS, encoded by the coding sequence GTGAGTATTCAAGGACCCGAAGGAGGGAAGACGGTCGATCTGGGTCAGGGAATTCATGAAGTCTTCCTGCCCCTCCCGGCGAAACCGACAATCATTAATGTCTACCTGGTCGATCTGGGGAACGGGGAGTGGGCCCTGATCGATACCGGGACAGCTCGACCCCCCAGCCGAGAGGCTTTCCGTTCGGCGCTGGACAGGATCGGCGTTGCTCCGGGTTCGTTGAAATATCTGCTCGCCACGCATCACCACCCCGATCATTTTGGTGCTTCGGCAGCCCTCGTCGAGGACTTCGGCACGAGGATCTACCTCCACCCCAAGGAGCGCGAAACCATTGCGTGGATGAGCGAAATGTCGGGGTCCACCATGGTTGATCATGTCCGACGCCACGGCATCCCGATTCCCCCCGAGGTCAAGGAGGCCCCCAAGCCGGCCAACGTCTGGGCAGATGGTTTCCGGCCGGCTCCGCAAACGGACCACGAACTTGTCGATGGCGAGCGACTCCAGCTGGGCAATCGCGAATTCGAGGTGATCCATACGCCTGGCCATACCGCCGGACATTGCTGCTTTCTCGAGCACCACACGGGTGCTCTTTTCGTGGGGGATCACCTTTTGCCTAAAATCACCCCGCATATTGGCGTCTTTGCGGGGGGACCCCAGAACCCTCTCGGCGACTTCATTGCCTCGCAGGAGAAGATCGCAGCGCTCGAAGGCATTCGCTTTGTCGCTCCGGCCCATGGGGGAATCTATCCTGACCATAGCCGCCGCGCCCGGCAGCTGATCGCCCATCATGAGCATCGGATGCGGGAGATGCTGGACTATCTGCAGAAGAAACCGGCCAGCGCCTACGAGGTGGCCCAGCATGCCTTTAAATGGGTCTTCGAGGGAGACCCCGAAGAACAGCGGTTCAACCGAGGGGCTGCGGTGATGGAAACGATCGCTCACCTCAACCTGCTCGAAGCGCGACAGGATTTACGCACGATCGAGAGGGATCAGGTGATCTATTTTGAATCCCGCAAGGGCATCCAGAACTCCTGA
- a CDS encoding prepilin-type N-terminal cleavage/methylation domain-containing protein, giving the protein MKRLGSEDGFTIIETLVAMVLIAIAFLGLAGVHTVSAKAQSLGNNLGLATHLADQHIEESLRTSFDSIVTTWELEEREGVSFTVVRIVSEIGVAKKVEVLVLWNERLGLRSITLSSLVSQVTNA; this is encoded by the coding sequence ATGAAGCGGCTCGGATCGGAAGATGGATTCACTATCATCGAAACGCTCGTTGCGATGGTTCTGATTGCGATTGCCTTTCTCGGGCTCGCAGGTGTTCATACGGTTTCGGCGAAGGCACAGTCTCTCGGGAACAATTTGGGCTTGGCGACTCATCTGGCTGACCAGCACATCGAGGAATCCTTGCGCACATCTTTTGATTCCATTGTGACCACCTGGGAACTCGAGGAACGCGAGGGTGTTTCCTTCACGGTGGTGCGGATTGTTTCGGAGATTGGCGTCGCCAAAAAAGTGGAGGTGCTGGTTCTCTGGAACGAGCGGCTTGGCCTGCGTTCGATTACTCTTTCCTCGCTGGTAAGTCAGGTGACCAACGCATGA
- a CDS encoding prepilin-type N-terminal cleavage/methylation domain-containing protein: MKSSAQLRSQKGFSLIEMLVAITIGGSILGSMVGAMTAQSRSASYQQGLADAQLTSRAIGYLFQQDLRMAGYGMLGVGAETGLSPVSYATQTGRQELTLRGAFGDVRSVLVETAGAGSASIQVAAGSNFVVGEVVLIDSGLSSETGTIAGLQTIDGALQIQLEGSLAHQYPMGTKVTEIEEIIWLLEDGIFRRNGSVMGDNMRELQLEFIDQDGDISSSPSDDLRAVKIVLRTAQATGLPDDPEASSTMQTEVNVRNLAFRFQMG; this comes from the coding sequence ATGAAGTCTTCAGCGCAGCTGCGATCGCAAAAAGGCTTTTCATTGATCGAGATGCTTGTCGCGATCACGATCGGAGGTTCGATTCTCGGCAGTATGGTTGGGGCCATGACGGCGCAGAGCCGCAGTGCCTCCTACCAGCAGGGCCTTGCCGATGCGCAATTGACCAGCCGCGCGATTGGATACCTCTTTCAGCAAGATTTGCGGATGGCGGGATATGGAATGCTGGGCGTTGGTGCCGAAACCGGCCTTTCGCCGGTTTCCTACGCCACACAGACCGGGCGACAGGAGCTGACGCTGCGGGGAGCCTTTGGCGATGTGCGCAGCGTACTTGTGGAAACGGCCGGAGCCGGCAGCGCATCAATTCAGGTTGCTGCGGGTTCCAATTTTGTGGTGGGCGAAGTGGTTCTGATCGATAGCGGACTGAGTTCGGAGACCGGAACGATCGCCGGGCTGCAGACCATCGACGGTGCTCTGCAGATTCAGCTCGAAGGTTCTCTGGCACACCAATATCCGATGGGGACCAAGGTCACTGAAATCGAGGAGATCATCTGGCTTCTCGAAGATGGCATTTTTCGTCGAAACGGCTCCGTGATGGGCGACAATATGCGAGAATTGCAGCTCGAGTTCATTGACCAGGACGGGGATATTTCGTCCTCGCCGTCGGATGATCTGCGTGCCGTGAAGATTGTTCTGCGGACAGCACAGGCGACCGGACTCCCGGATGACCCGGAAGCCTCTTCCACAATGCAGACTGAAGTTAATGTTCGTAATTTGGCGTTTCGTTTCCAAATGGGGTGA
- a CDS encoding IclR family transcriptional regulator produces the protein MKLHAPSNRNTSLEKASRILFAFDEETSQLGVMDIARRVGLNKSTVSRFVSSLTDLGLLERVEGGRKVRLSLRLYEIGMLAVRHRPILGIVGSTLTRTAARAGETCAVSVLIGDEIVFLERAGGGRESVRLELGRRFPAATSSAGQVLLAGADLDDAGPVVSTFEFAQAENEDDRALKAIRSIGYATEVGQMIDGVSSVAAPILDRSGSPVAALAVLTNRGHAGEPIPAKLVETVTSAAAEVSGKLGYYRARKGERRNERQPRSLRAEAG, from the coding sequence ATGAAACTTCACGCTCCATCAAATCGCAATACCTCTCTGGAAAAAGCGAGCAGGATACTCTTCGCTTTCGATGAAGAGACCTCACAACTCGGCGTCATGGATATCGCCCGCCGAGTGGGGTTGAACAAAAGCACGGTGAGCCGATTCGTCTCCAGTCTGACCGACCTTGGGCTTTTGGAGCGGGTGGAAGGGGGTCGCAAGGTCCGGCTTTCGCTCCGGCTCTACGAGATCGGGATGCTCGCGGTCCGCCACCGACCGATCCTGGGTATCGTCGGATCGACTTTGACGCGCACCGCGGCGCGCGCCGGTGAAACCTGTGCTGTCAGCGTGTTGATTGGTGATGAGATTGTCTTCCTCGAGCGAGCAGGTGGCGGTCGCGAGTCGGTTCGACTGGAGTTGGGGCGTCGTTTCCCTGCAGCTACTTCGTCAGCCGGACAAGTGCTTCTGGCCGGGGCGGATCTGGATGATGCAGGGCCCGTGGTTTCGACGTTCGAGTTTGCGCAAGCGGAAAATGAGGACGATCGTGCCCTGAAAGCAATCCGTAGTATTGGATATGCGACTGAAGTGGGACAGATGATTGATGGCGTCAGTTCGGTCGCGGCTCCAATCCTGGATCGATCGGGTTCGCCGGTCGCGGCGCTGGCGGTTCTGACCAACCGCGGGCACGCTGGGGAGCCGATTCCCGCAAAGCTGGTCGAGACGGTCACTTCGGCCGCCGCCGAGGTGTCCGGAAAATTGGGATACTATCGCGCAAGGAAGGGCGAGAGGAGGAACGAGCGTCAGCCTCGATCGCTTCGCGCGGAGGCCGGCTGA
- a CDS encoding GspH/FimT family pseudopilin — protein MAAKNQKKQQARGGLLRNEGGLSLMEVMVATGMIMILAGIAAPQYSQIARQMRASAAASQLLGNLAYARAQSIRTGVRHYVSTTGEAGVSYRVQRVGTNNMIVPEEDPVLRAIDLRESMPGVEFDLNGAETGPYGNAVEVAAPAAPIVFTARGMPLDTGAYYVRTSEGSVAYAVSVTGAGRARLWRQTEAGWQ, from the coding sequence GTGGCAGCGAAAAACCAGAAAAAGCAGCAAGCCCGCGGCGGCCTTCTCCGCAATGAGGGGGGATTGAGCTTGATGGAGGTGATGGTCGCGACCGGAATGATCATGATCCTCGCGGGAATCGCTGCTCCCCAATACTCGCAAATTGCTCGCCAGATGCGAGCCAGCGCGGCGGCCTCTCAGCTCCTTGGTAATCTTGCTTACGCTCGCGCGCAGAGTATTCGCACCGGCGTCCGTCACTATGTTTCGACAACGGGAGAGGCGGGAGTTTCCTATCGGGTCCAACGTGTGGGTACGAATAATATGATCGTGCCGGAAGAGGATCCCGTCCTCCGTGCGATCGATCTGCGCGAATCGATGCCCGGTGTGGAATTCGATCTGAACGGAGCGGAGACCGGTCCTTACGGAAATGCAGTCGAGGTTGCAGCTCCAGCGGCGCCGATCGTATTCACGGCGCGCGGAATGCCGTTGGATACCGGAGCTTATTATGTCCGGACATCCGAAGGCTCTGTTGCCTACGCGGTGTCGGTAACAGGAGCGGGTCGAGCACGTCTTTGGCGGCAGACCGAGGCTGGCTGGCAATGA
- a CDS encoding acyl-CoA dehydrogenase family protein — protein MDLTYTAAEEVFRGQLREFLARNVPGEEPPDDPDAEFGWLRLFQRRMFAGGWCGIHWPKAFGGRDATPTEQAIFVEEMARARAPQLVNRVGINNVGPTIMHYGTEAQRQRWLPGILSADEIWCQLYSEPDAGSDLASLRTAAIADGDGWRVSGQKVWTSYAQHAQWGILLARTDAAAPPHRGISYFVVEMNQPGVEVRPLRQLDGSVDFNEVFLEDVRIPSDHLIGNRDEGWKISTLTLAHERGTNFAFKEQALAKIALQEILEEAGRRGRLADPVFRQAAARLHTEVEIMRLLNLGTLTRIGRGEVPGAETSIVKEHWSRLVQDLGDLSLQVLGAAGQLRQTTDHSPGGGRFVQRMLFSRAASIAGGTSEIQKNIIAQRLLGLPRT, from the coding sequence TTGGATCTGACCTATACGGCAGCGGAGGAGGTCTTTCGCGGCCAGCTTCGTGAATTCCTCGCCCGGAATGTTCCGGGGGAGGAGCCGCCGGATGATCCGGATGCGGAGTTTGGCTGGCTGCGGTTGTTCCAGAGGCGAATGTTCGCCGGTGGGTGGTGCGGCATTCATTGGCCCAAGGCTTTTGGTGGGCGCGATGCCACCCCGACAGAGCAGGCAATTTTTGTCGAGGAGATGGCGCGCGCGCGTGCCCCGCAGCTGGTGAACCGGGTTGGCATCAATAATGTCGGCCCGACGATCATGCACTACGGAACGGAGGCTCAAAGGCAGCGTTGGCTTCCCGGAATTCTGTCCGCAGATGAGATTTGGTGCCAGTTGTACTCGGAACCGGATGCGGGATCGGATCTGGCGTCACTGCGCACTGCAGCGATCGCAGATGGGGATGGATGGCGTGTTTCGGGTCAGAAAGTTTGGACGTCATATGCGCAGCATGCGCAATGGGGGATACTTCTGGCGCGCACCGACGCCGCAGCACCGCCTCATCGGGGAATTTCTTACTTCGTTGTGGAGATGAATCAGCCCGGGGTTGAGGTCCGTCCCCTCCGCCAACTCGATGGAAGTGTCGATTTCAATGAGGTTTTTCTCGAAGATGTCCGGATACCGTCGGATCATTTGATTGGGAACCGTGATGAGGGTTGGAAAATTTCCACCCTGACTCTGGCACATGAGCGCGGGACGAATTTCGCTTTCAAGGAGCAGGCTTTGGCGAAGATTGCGCTTCAGGAAATCCTCGAGGAAGCAGGCCGGCGGGGCCGACTGGCTGACCCCGTGTTCCGGCAGGCGGCGGCGCGACTTCATACGGAAGTCGAAATCATGCGACTGCTGAATTTGGGGACTCTGACCAGAATCGGACGCGGGGAGGTCCCGGGCGCGGAAACTTCGATCGTCAAGGAGCATTGGTCACGTCTGGTGCAAGACCTCGGTGATCTCTCCCTGCAAGTGCTCGGTGCTGCGGGCCAATTGCGGCAGACCACCGACCATTCACCTGGGGGTGGGAGATTCGTGCAGCGTATGCTTTTCTCCCGCGCGGCATCAATTGCCGGTGGAACAAGCGAGATTCAGAAGAATATCATAGCGCAGCGGCTGCTGGGATTGCCGCGCACCTGA
- a CDS encoding nuclear transport factor 2 family protein, with amino-acid sequence MVRKFYSDWSVVSPARIAEYFTEEAIFRTPLQVHPVAGPAAIAGNIEIFRARFEDVDVEVLTIMSSGQTVLCEHLWHYYLTRGAEFQVAAQDRFTFEEERISSWRSYFDPLTLTAKVDLGES; translated from the coding sequence ATGGTGCGGAAGTTTTACTCGGACTGGTCGGTCGTTTCCCCCGCCAGAATCGCCGAGTATTTCACCGAGGAGGCTATCTTCAGGACTCCCCTGCAGGTCCACCCCGTCGCGGGCCCCGCGGCGATCGCCGGAAACATCGAGATTTTCCGTGCTCGTTTTGAGGACGTGGATGTTGAAGTCCTCACGATCATGTCGTCCGGGCAAACAGTGCTCTGTGAGCACCTCTGGCACTATTACCTTACGCGCGGCGCGGAATTTCAGGTCGCCGCGCAGGACAGGTTTACTTTTGAAGAAGAGCGAATCTCGTCGTGGCGTAGCTATTTTGACCCTCTGACTCTGACAGCGAAGGTGGATCTCGGGGAGAGTTGA
- a CDS encoding dodecin family protein encodes MVEKVVELIGTSSNSIEDAVELAISRASVTLSSISEVELVKTTALVEEGRVQGWRVRCKVTFEIENRIHE; translated from the coding sequence GTGGTAGAAAAAGTCGTAGAACTGATTGGTACCTCCTCGAATTCGATCGAGGATGCTGTCGAACTCGCGATCTCACGAGCTTCCGTGACCCTGTCGAGCATCAGCGAGGTCGAACTGGTGAAAACGACAGCCCTTGTGGAAGAAGGACGAGTTCAGGGATGGCGTGTTCGCTGCAAGGTCACCTTCGAGATCGAGAATCGGATTCACGAGTGA
- a CDS encoding cyclase family protein has protein sequence MGFPEWFQELAKKVSNKGRWGDADELGTLNLITPEATLRGVATVKRGESFSLAIPLDREGPQTGRIPNRINPLHTMTGINTPFTGDPDKTCLSDDVISMGTQAATHWDALAHASYAGTMYNDHPSAMIRAETGAMVCGIEKVKTLVTRGVLLDLARFKGRERLEPGLVITPELLEDCLQSTGLTLEPGDVLLVRTGHITNLAIGDRDAYRVPAPGFGVQSTLWFKEKNLAAVANDTIAFEVWPGEDPATLFPVHMLNLVDAGLTQGQNWQLEQLAEDCASDGVYEFLLSATPEPIVGGTGAPVNPVATK, from the coding sequence ATGGGATTTCCCGAGTGGTTTCAAGAACTGGCAAAGAAGGTTTCCAACAAGGGCCGATGGGGTGATGCGGACGAACTCGGGACATTGAATTTGATTACCCCCGAAGCAACCTTGCGGGGGGTGGCCACCGTCAAGCGAGGTGAGTCTTTTTCTCTGGCGATTCCGCTGGACCGTGAAGGCCCGCAAACGGGACGAATCCCCAACCGAATCAACCCCCTGCATACGATGACCGGGATCAATACGCCGTTTACCGGGGACCCCGACAAGACATGTCTTTCGGACGATGTGATTTCGATGGGGACGCAGGCTGCCACGCATTGGGATGCTCTTGCCCACGCGAGTTACGCTGGCACGATGTACAACGATCATCCTTCTGCGATGATTCGCGCGGAAACCGGAGCCATGGTTTGCGGTATCGAAAAGGTGAAGACTCTGGTGACGCGAGGCGTCCTGTTGGACCTTGCGCGCTTCAAGGGACGGGAAAGACTCGAGCCGGGCTTGGTCATTACCCCGGAGCTTCTCGAAGATTGTCTGCAGTCGACCGGTCTCACTCTGGAACCTGGCGATGTGTTGCTCGTACGAACCGGGCATATCACCAATTTGGCGATCGGCGATCGCGATGCCTACCGTGTCCCGGCCCCCGGCTTCGGGGTTCAATCGACACTCTGGTTCAAGGAGAAAAATCTCGCTGCGGTGGCGAATGATACGATTGCTTTCGAGGTCTGGCCGGGAGAGGACCCCGCGACGCTCTTCCCGGTCCATATGCTGAATCTGGTCGACGCGGGGCTGACGCAGGGCCAAAACTGGCAACTGGAGCAACTTGCCGAGGATTGCGCGAGCGATGGGGTGTATGAGTTTTTGCTGAGCGCCACGCCCGAGCCGATCGTGGGTGGCACCGGTGCACCGGTGAATCCGGTCGCGACAAAATAA
- a CDS encoding PilC/PilY family type IV pilus protein, with protein MPELEFGGRPRLSVSLHQWRRILLAGFLLTFLSTGSALALDTDIFTGAKVDPNVLIVFDNSGSMGNVAYNVYPGGEYTGDYEPGLVYSRCRSKNGVAGGNVRSDCSCRRTQSTYEVDESSCAGSMVDLIPGPGGDDIDDRESRRRLGSRLNFETNPPRNCSLPPLEACSSDTDCPGEDNTCVEQNKMAIAKGVMVAALNNSAHEDVRFGMTVFNPASLNYSTLDYFNEGSVTSWHNNNDAFVFPVQDMDAAARGELTAIIQGLQAEGGTPTTHRLIDAWEYFNGQIAASGFSTSPVEETCQRNYVLMVTDGVPEVEGDELEWTQSECRFDRLENFVGSPGDLNGDGKEDPASPAYLANTGEMFNCGSDYLDDAMLKIRGEYPLGNTENQPLSLFAISFGFDYCEEPAEGDLSPGAGSLLWRASEKYGGGECLSAADPEDLDDALREAINLIKNDAQAFVAPVVPVSQTNRTESGDRLYVALFSPREGGTEWPGNLKKYGLNKDEGAICNASTPECTLGGSGAATLEDGTLLATAESFWDAASGGPSGNSVTSGGVGGLLLQRDVLSREIYTYTETATGNLGGVDLTADAQAFSRENEALTPGLLGLSSTDTDTRNQLIDYVYGLDSFDTNDDGVVTEKRGWILGDIIHSIPLIIRYEETDEDALILVGANDGLLHAFDDETGEELWAFLPPDVLSNLPELQPDEGGEHPYFADASPKIWEDDGKKIVVFGLGRGGRAYYGLDVTSRVAPKLLWRINSTTSAYTELGYSHSTPVLTRFGPAGGAPVAVVGGGYDFYFDAADADTPNPSGHGRALYAIDLHTGDRLGFAQVPGMDFAIPSDPLLFDINGDGQFDRGYIGDLGGNLWRIRDDFQVDRIFATPTGQRIFYRPDAVVNSGSVMVYFGTGDRSNPLSTDIVDRFYAVRDTGLDNLAESSLVDVTQNIPAPGSPQEEALANSIAAKDGWFIRLEGEGEKILASPTVFFNVGFATFTPSAASCAAGGDARIYLLNPLNGAPTLDLAGTSGGSLGDGSGTGSGPDGDLVAGDRWVMVGQSIPTSLKVTFGDDETKAFFGVTKGGGIALQPLALPQIAGNVIPVDWRQVYE; from the coding sequence GTGCCCGAGCTTGAATTTGGGGGACGGCCGCGGCTCTCGGTGAGTTTGCATCAATGGCGACGAATCTTGCTCGCAGGTTTTCTGCTGACATTTCTCTCGACTGGTTCGGCCCTCGCCTTGGACACGGATATATTCACAGGCGCGAAAGTGGACCCGAATGTCCTGATCGTTTTCGATAATTCGGGAAGCATGGGGAATGTCGCCTACAATGTCTATCCCGGTGGTGAATATACGGGCGACTATGAACCTGGTCTCGTCTACTCTCGATGCCGCTCCAAAAATGGTGTGGCGGGAGGCAATGTGCGCTCGGACTGCAGTTGCCGTCGAACACAATCTACCTACGAGGTTGATGAAAGTAGTTGTGCGGGTTCCATGGTCGACTTGATTCCGGGACCCGGGGGCGACGATATTGATGATCGCGAGTCGCGACGTCGGCTTGGAAGCCGGTTGAATTTTGAAACCAACCCGCCGCGGAATTGCAGTTTGCCCCCTCTCGAAGCCTGCTCGAGTGACACCGATTGTCCAGGCGAAGACAATACTTGCGTCGAGCAGAATAAAATGGCGATCGCCAAGGGGGTGATGGTCGCTGCTTTGAATAATAGCGCCCATGAAGATGTCCGGTTTGGGATGACCGTGTTCAACCCGGCTTCACTGAACTACAGTACGCTCGATTATTTCAATGAGGGATCGGTTACCTCATGGCACAATAATAACGACGCGTTTGTATTTCCCGTGCAGGACATGGATGCCGCCGCGCGTGGCGAGCTGACCGCAATTATTCAGGGGCTGCAGGCCGAAGGTGGTACACCGACGACGCACCGATTGATCGATGCCTGGGAGTACTTCAACGGCCAGATCGCGGCGAGCGGTTTTTCGACATCGCCGGTCGAAGAGACTTGCCAGCGGAACTATGTGCTGATGGTCACCGATGGCGTGCCCGAGGTTGAGGGCGACGAACTGGAATGGACACAGTCAGAGTGTCGCTTTGATCGGTTGGAAAATTTTGTCGGAAGTCCGGGCGATTTGAATGGTGATGGCAAGGAGGATCCGGCGAGCCCGGCATACCTCGCCAATACGGGCGAAATGTTCAACTGCGGCTCGGATTATCTCGACGACGCGATGCTGAAGATTCGAGGGGAATATCCGTTGGGGAACACGGAAAACCAGCCCCTCTCCCTTTTCGCAATTTCGTTCGGGTTTGATTATTGCGAGGAGCCTGCCGAAGGCGATCTGTCACCGGGTGCGGGGTCTTTGCTCTGGCGCGCCTCGGAGAAGTACGGTGGTGGAGAATGCCTCTCGGCAGCGGATCCCGAGGATCTCGATGATGCTTTGCGGGAAGCCATCAATCTGATCAAGAATGATGCGCAGGCTTTTGTCGCGCCGGTGGTTCCCGTGAGCCAGACCAACCGAACAGAGTCGGGTGATCGTCTCTATGTGGCGCTCTTCAGCCCGCGCGAGGGCGGGACTGAATGGCCGGGCAACCTGAAGAAGTACGGGTTGAACAAGGATGAGGGCGCTATCTGTAACGCATCCACGCCTGAGTGTACGCTCGGCGGCAGCGGTGCCGCCACGCTTGAGGATGGCACGCTTCTCGCAACGGCTGAGTCGTTCTGGGATGCCGCGAGCGGGGGGCCATCGGGTAACTCGGTGACCTCCGGCGGCGTGGGCGGGCTTCTTCTCCAGAGAGATGTTCTCTCGCGAGAGATTTACACCTATACCGAAACGGCGACAGGCAACCTGGGCGGCGTGGACCTGACCGCGGACGCGCAGGCCTTCTCGCGTGAAAACGAAGCTCTGACGCCCGGGCTTTTGGGACTCTCCTCGACAGATACGGATACGCGCAATCAGCTGATTGATTATGTTTACGGTCTGGATTCGTTCGATACCAACGATGATGGGGTCGTCACGGAGAAACGTGGCTGGATTCTAGGGGATATTATCCACTCCATTCCCCTGATCATTCGCTACGAAGAAACCGACGAGGATGCGCTGATTCTCGTCGGGGCCAACGACGGACTTCTGCATGCTTTTGATGATGAGACAGGGGAGGAGCTATGGGCATTCCTCCCCCCCGACGTTCTTTCCAATTTGCCAGAGCTTCAACCAGACGAAGGGGGTGAGCATCCCTACTTCGCCGATGCTTCGCCCAAGATCTGGGAAGATGACGGAAAAAAAATCGTCGTTTTTGGTCTGGGCCGAGGGGGGCGAGCGTACTACGGCCTGGATGTGACCAGCCGAGTTGCTCCGAAGCTGCTGTGGCGGATCAATTCGACAACTTCCGCCTATACGGAATTGGGCTATTCTCACTCGACGCCGGTGTTGACTCGCTTCGGTCCGGCCGGAGGCGCTCCTGTTGCCGTGGTGGGTGGAGGATATGATTTCTATTTTGATGCTGCCGATGCGGATACGCCGAACCCGAGCGGCCACGGGCGCGCTCTCTATGCAATCGATTTGCATACGGGCGATCGTTTAGGTTTTGCGCAGGTGCCCGGGATGGATTTTGCAATTCCCAGCGATCCTCTCCTCTTTGATATCAATGGCGATGGTCAATTTGATCGGGGCTATATCGGTGATCTGGGCGGTAACCTGTGGCGAATTCGCGACGATTTTCAGGTGGACCGAATCTTCGCTACCCCGACGGGTCAGCGTATTTTCTATCGTCCCGATGCTGTGGTGAATTCTGGTTCGGTGATGGTTTATTTCGGCACCGGAGATCGATCGAACCCCTTGTCGACAGATATTGTCGATCGATTTTATGCGGTCCGGGATACGGGGCTTGATAATCTGGCCGAGAGCTCTCTGGTCGATGTGACGCAGAATATACCGGCCCCGGGTAGCCCACAGGAAGAGGCTCTTGCGAATTCGATCGCAGCCAAGGATGGGTGGTTTATTCGGCTCGAGGGTGAAGGCGAAAAAATCCTTGCTTCGCCCACCGTATTTTTCAACGTGGGCTTTGCGACCTTCACACCCTCGGCGGCCTCGTGTGCTGCGGGTGGCGATGCACGGATCTACCTTCTGAATCCGCTGAACGGAGCTCCGACTCTCGATCTCGCCGGAACGAGCGGCGGTAGCTTGGGCGACGGCAGCGGCACAGGTTCGGGGCCTGATGGTGATCTGGTAGCGGGGGATCGTTGGGTGATGGTCGGCCAGAGTATCCCGACTTCGCTGAAGGTCACTTTCGGTGACGATGAAACCAAGGCTTTTTTCGGAGTGACCAAGGGTGGTGGCATCGCGCTGCAGCCATTGGCTCTGCCACAGATTGCCGGCAATGTGATTCCCGTGGATTGGCGGCAAGTCTATGAATAA